A segment of the Candidatus Binatia bacterium genome:
GCCTTCGACCTGGCCACCCATCGCGGTTACGACAGCGACCACCCGCGCGTCGTCGGCGACGTCGGCAAGGCCGGGGTGGCGATCGACTCCGTCGAGGACATGAAGATCCTTTTCGACGGCGTGCCGCTCGACAAGATGTCGGTCTCGATGACGATGAACGGCGCGGTTCTGCCGGTGCTCGCCAGCTTCATCGTCGCCGGCGAGGAGCAGGGCGTGCCGCAAGCGAAGCTTACCGGCACCATCCAGAACGACATCCTCAAGGAGTTCATGGTCCGGAACACGTACATCTACCCGCCGGGACCCTCGATGCGGATCGTCGCCGACATCATCGAGTACACCAGCCGGCACATGCCGCGGTTCAACTCGATTTCGATCTCCGGCTACCACATGCAGGAAGCCGGAGCGACCTGCGACCTCGAGCTCGCCTTCACCATCGCCGACGGCCTCGATTACGTCCGCGCCGCCCTGTCCAAAGGCCTCGATATCGACGCCTTCGCCGGCCGCCTGTCGTTCTTCTTCGCCATCGGTATGAGCTTCTACATGGAAGTGGCCAAGCTCCGCGCCGCCCGCCTCCTGTGGGCCACGCTCATGAAAAAGCACTTCCAACCGCAGCAGGCGACCTCGTTGATGCTGCGCACGCACTGCCAGACTTCGGGCGCAAGCCTGACCGAGCAGGACCCGTACAACAACATCGTCCGCACCACGGTCGAAGCCATGGCGGCAGTCATGGGCGGCACCCAGAGCCTCCACACCAACTCCTTCGACGAGGCGCTGGCCCTGCCAACGGACATGTCGGCCCGGATCGCCCGCAACACCCAGCTCGTTCTCCAACTCGAAACCGGCATCCCCCGCGTTGTCGACCCGTGGGGAGGCTCGTACTTCATGGAGTCGCTCACGCACGCGCTGGCCCGCAAGGCGCTCGGCATCATCGAGGAAACCGAGGCGCTCGGCGGCATGACCAAGGCCATCGAGTCCGGCATGCCCAAGCTGCGCATCGAAGAGACCGCGGCGCGGCGCCAGGCCCGCGTCGACCGCGGCGAGGACATCATCGTCGGCGTCAACAAGTTCAAGCTGCCCGAGGAACCGGAGATCGATCTGCGCGAGATCGACAACTCCGCGGTGCGCGAGGCGCAGATCGCACGCCTGAACAGGATTCGCGCCACCCGTAACGCCGCCGCGGTCGACGCGGCCCTGAACGCGCTCACTACCGCCGCCGCCGCGGGCAACGGCAACCTGCTGGAGTTGGCCGTGGCGGCAGCCCGCGCGCGAGCCTCCGTGGGCGAGATCTCCGCAGCGCTGGAGAAGGTGTTCGGCCGTTATCGGGCCGAGATCCGCTCCGTTTCGGGCGTGTACGGCGGCCAGTACGGTGACGATGCGGAATGGGCCACTCTGCGTGCCGCGGTCGACAGGTTCGCCGACGAACATGGCCGGCGCCCGCGCATGCTGGTGGCGAAGATCGGCCAGGACGGTCACGACCGCGGCGCCAAGGTCATCGCCTCGTCGTTTGCCGACCTCGGTTTCGACGTCGACGTCGGCTCGCTGTTTCAGACCCCGGAAGAAGTTGCGCGCCAGGCGGTGGAAAACGACGTCCATGTGGTCGGCATCTCCACGCAGTCCGGCGGGCACAGGACACTCGTGCCCGAACTGATCGTCGAGCTGCGCAAGCTGGGCGCCGACGACATTATCGTGACCGTCGGCGGCATCATTCCCCCGAAGGACTATACCTTTCTGGAGAAGGCGGGGGTCAGGGCGATCTTCGGGCCGGGGACCGCGGTGCCCGCCGCCGCTCGCAAGATCCTCGCGCTGCTGGCACCCGACGGAGGACTGACAACGGATGCCGCCGCCGGCGCCTAGCAGCGCCCCGATCGCGCTGGACACTCTCGTCGACGGTATCCGCGCCGGTCAACGACGGGCGCTGGCCAAGGCGATAACCCTCGTCGAGAGCACCCGCGCGGATCATCAGGATGCCGCGCAGCGCCTGCTCGAAACGCTGCTGCCGCAGACCGGTAAAGCCACGCGCGTGGGCATCAGCGGCGTGCCCGGCGTCGGCAAGAGCACTTTCATCGAAGCCTTCGGTCTCTATCTCCTCGGCGCCGGCCACCGCGTCGCCGTTCTGGCCGTCGACCCGTCCAGCGCCCGTTCGGGCGGCAGCATCCTCGGCGACAAGACCCGCATGGCTCGTCTCTCCGCCGCCCCGGAAGCCTTCATTCGCCCGAGCCCGGCAGGAGGCTCGCTCGGCGGCGTCGCCCGCCGTACCCGGGAAGCCATGCTGGTGTGCGAGGCCGCGGGATACGACGTCGTCATCGTCGAAACCGTCGGCGTCGGGCAGTCCGAGTTCACCGTCGCCTCGATGGTGGACTTCTTTCTCGTGCTCATGCTCGCCGGCGCCGGCGACGAGTTGCAGGGCATCAAGAAGGGCATTTTGGAAATCGCCGATGCGCTCGCCATCAACAAGGCCGATGGCGACAACGTGCGTCGCACCGAGCAGGCCCGCGCCGAGTACCGCAGCGCCCTGCGCCTC
Coding sequences within it:
- the scpA gene encoding methylmalonyl-CoA mutase; amino-acid sequence: MAEKQDRADQERWRQLATRERKGAPPDELVWHTPEGLDIKPLWTRADVEGLEFLDTIPGAFPFLRGPRATMYAGQPWTIRQYAGFSTAEESNSFYRANLAAGQMGLSVAFDLATHRGYDSDHPRVVGDVGKAGVAIDSVEDMKILFDGVPLDKMSVSMTMNGAVLPVLASFIVAGEEQGVPQAKLTGTIQNDILKEFMVRNTYIYPPGPSMRIVADIIEYTSRHMPRFNSISISGYHMQEAGATCDLELAFTIADGLDYVRAALSKGLDIDAFAGRLSFFFAIGMSFYMEVAKLRAARLLWATLMKKHFQPQQATSLMLRTHCQTSGASLTEQDPYNNIVRTTVEAMAAVMGGTQSLHTNSFDEALALPTDMSARIARNTQLVLQLETGIPRVVDPWGGSYFMESLTHALARKALGIIEETEALGGMTKAIESGMPKLRIEETAARRQARVDRGEDIIVGVNKFKLPEEPEIDLREIDNSAVREAQIARLNRIRATRNAAAVDAALNALTTAAAAGNGNLLELAVAAARARASVGEISAALEKVFGRYRAEIRSVSGVYGGQYGDDAEWATLRAAVDRFADEHGRRPRMLVAKIGQDGHDRGAKVIASSFADLGFDVDVGSLFQTPEEVARQAVENDVHVVGISTQSGGHRTLVPELIVELRKLGADDIIVTVGGIIPPKDYTFLEKAGVRAIFGPGTAVPAAARKILALLAPDGGLTTDAAAGA
- the meaB gene encoding methylmalonyl Co-A mutase-associated GTPase MeaB, with translation MPPPAPSSAPIALDTLVDGIRAGQRRALAKAITLVESTRADHQDAAQRLLETLLPQTGKATRVGISGVPGVGKSTFIEAFGLYLLGAGHRVAVLAVDPSSARSGGSILGDKTRMARLSAAPEAFIRPSPAGGSLGGVARRTREAMLVCEAAGYDVVIVETVGVGQSEFTVASMVDFFLVLMLAGAGDELQGIKKGILEIADALAINKADGDNVRRTEQARAEYRSALRLFRHASPHWDPPVVTVSAIEQRGMDTVWSIVQDHRDKLTASGELAAKRREQQLAWFWNMLDAGLKTHFLARPDVARLLPEIRKAVAEATLTPTEAARRLLALLDRNGAPPETAGAPRRTRSA